DNA sequence from the Bradyrhizobium sp. CIAT3101 genome:
CCTTGCAGGCTGCGACCCCACTCTTCGAGCGTATCGAGGCGGCCGGCCGCATGGAGGCCGCCGACCACCGCGCCGATCGAGGTGCCGACCACGACATCGGGTACGATGCCGTTGGCCAGCAGCGTCCTCATGATACCGATATGGGCAAAACCGCGCGCCGCGCCGCCGCCCAGCGCCAGGCCAATGACGGGCCGGCGGATGCTGCCGAGGCCGACTTTTTCTCCGTTCGCGCCGTTCACGCCGCGACCTCTCAAGATTTCCAGCACCGAAACTCTCCTACTCCGGGCCGTCCTCACTCCAGAGTAGGCGCCGCGCTTCCGCTTCGCCAGAAAGACGGCAAAGCTTGGTTTATAGCGTTTGGGACGCAGGGGGCAGGAGTGTGGCGGGGGCCGGTTGCCTCTGATGTAATCACGCAGGCGTCAACCGGGTTCCAAAGAATGCCTTGAGGCCGTAGTTCTTGGGGTTTCAGAGGCTTGAATTTGCCGCGTTTTCGGTGAAAAGCAGAGAGCATGACTCTCGGGGGTGACGGCATCATCGGATGGCGGCGCGGCGGCAGGCTGCTGCCGGCGCTTGTCCTTGCCGCGTGCCTTGTCGTTCTCGGCCAGACTGCCGCCCAAGCGCAGCTTTTCTCGGATCGGCCGCCGCCGGTGCCTCCGGCGTCGGTGCCCGATCCCGGTGGGGCCGTCAGCCTGGCGCCGCCCTCGGGTCCAGGCGCCGGTCCCCCGCCGAGCCTGCCGCCGACCCTGACACAGCCGAATACGCCCAGCATGCCGCCGCCCGCGGTGACGAGCGTTCCGCCGGCAGCCCCCCTCAATGCCGCCGCGCCCGGACAGGCCGTGCTGTCGCTGAGCGCCAAATACGGCAAGGACACGCCGGCGATCAGCAGCGGCCTGGTGTGGCGGGTGTTCGCCGATCGTCCCGACGAGAACGGCACCTTCAAGCTGATCCGCGAGGATCGCAGTGCGACGCCCAACATCGTGCTGCCGCCGGGCAATTATGTCGTGCACGTCGCCTTCGGCCTCGTCAGCGCGGTGCGAACCGTCAGCCTGAAGGCAGAGACGGATCGCGAATCCTTCGTGCTGCCGGCCGGCGGCCTGCGCATCGAGGGCCGCGTCGGCACCAGCCGCATTCCGCTGAACCAGATCTCGTTCGCGATCTACAAGGGCAGCCAGTTCGAGTCCGGCGAGCGTGCCTCGCTGGTGCCGAACGTCGCCGCCGGCGACGTGGTGCTGCTGCCGGAGGGCACCTACTACATCATCTCCAACTATGGCGACGCCAACTCGGTGGTGCGCTCGGACATCCGCGTCCAGGCCGGCAAGCTGACCGACGTCACCATCACCCACCGCGCCGCCGTGATCACGCTCAAGCTCGTCAGCGACAAGGGTGGCGAGGCGCTCGCCAACACCGCCTGGTCGGTGCTGACGCCGGGTGGCGACGTCATCAAGGAATCGATCGGCGCCTTCCCGCGCGTCGTGCTCTCCGAAGGCGAGTACCGCGCCATCGCCAAGAACGAGGGCAAGGTCTACGAGCGCGGTTTCAACGTCGTCAACGGCGTCGACGGCGAAGTCGAAGTCGTCGCGCGCTAACCTTGCTCGTGTCCCGGACGCGGCGCGGCACGAAGTGACGCTCCGCTGCGTCCGGGGCACGAGAGCGTGCTCCCTCACTTCCGGTATCTCAGCGCCTCCACCAGCACCGCAAACGCCGGCGTCGGCTGCCGCCGGCTGGGGTAATACAGGTGATAGCCGGCGAACGGCGCGCACCAGTCGGCGAGCACGCGGACCAGCCGGCCGTCGGCGATCTCGCGCTTGACGAGATCTTCCGGGATGTAGGCGAGGCCGAGCCCCGCCAGCACGGCATTCATCCTGAGCAGGCCGGTATTGAACACGAGCTGGCCGTCGACGCGTACCTTGATGACGCGGCCGCGCTTCTCGAACTCCCAGGCATAGATCCCGCCATAGGTCGGCAGGCGCAGGTTGATGCAATTGTGCTCGGTGAGATCCTGCGGCCGCTTCGGCCTGCCGCGCGCGGCGAAATAGGCGGGCGCGCCGACCACGGCCATCCGCATCTCCGGCCCGATCCGCACCGCGATCATGTCCCTGGCGACCTGCTCGCCCAGACGGACGCCGGCGTCGTAACGCTCGGCGACGATGTCGGTGAGGCCATAGTCGACGACGAGCTCGACCTTGACGTCGGGATAGCGCGGCAAGAGTTTTGCCAGCGCCGGCCACAGGATCGTCTGCGCCGCGTGTTCGCCCGTGGTGATGCGGACCGTGCCGGCAGGTGTGGCGCGCAACGCGGTGAGCGCTGACAGTTCGGCATCAATCTCGTCGAAGCGCGGCCCGATGGTTCGGAGCAGCCGTTCGCCGGCCTCCGTTGGCGCGACGCTGCGGGTGGTGCGGGTGAGAAGCCTCAAGCCCAGCCGCTCCTCTAGCGCGCGCACGGTGTGGCTGAGCGCCGATTGCGACACGCCGAGCTGGGCGGCTGCGCGGGTAAAGCTGCGTTCGCGCGCGACGGCGAGAAAGGCGAGCAGATCGTTGGTGTTGGTGCGGGCCATTCATGAGTCCAGATCATGAGTACATGCCGATTTTATCACCTAATCGCAGGCCCGCGCGCGGCCTAAATTTGCTGCCGAAATTGATCTCTAGAGGAGAGCAGCAATGCAGACGCGCAAACTGGGCAAGAGTGGTCTCGAGGTCTCGGCCCTCGGCCTCGGCTGCATGGGACTGAGTTACGGCTACGGCCCCGCGACCGAGACGTCACAAGCAATCACACTGATCCGGACGGCGTTCGAACGCGGCGTGACGTTCTTCGACACCGCCGAGGCCTATGGCCCCTTCGTCAACGAGGAACTGGTCGGCGAGGCGCTAGCGCCGGTCCGCGACAGGGTGGTGATCGCAACCAAGTTCGGCTTCAAAGGCGGCAAGGTCGGCGCCGGGCTCGACAGCTCTCCCGCCAACGTCAAGGCGGTGGCGGAGGCTGCGTTGAAGCGGCTCAGGACCGACCGCATCGACTTGTTCTATCAGCATCGCGTCGATCCCGCGGTGCCGATCGAGGATACCGCCGGCGCGGTCAAGGATTTGATCCGCGAGGGCAAGGTGCTGCATTTCGGCCTGTCCGAGGCGGGCGCCTCGAGCATCCGTCGTGCCCACGCGGTGCAGCCCGTCACCGCGCTGCAAAGCGAGTATTCGCTGTGGTGGCGTGAGCCGGAGCAGGAGATCTTGTCGACGCTGGAGGAGCTCGGCATCGGCTTCGTTCCGTTCAGCCCGCTCGGCAAGGGCTTTCTGACCGGCGCGATCAACGAGAGCACGGCGTTCGACAGCAGCGATTTCCGCAATATCGTGCCGCGCTTCTCATTGAGCGCACGCAAAGCTAATCAGGCGCTGGTCGATCTGCTCGGCGAGCTCGCCGCAGCGCGAAATGTGACTCCTGCACAGATCGCGCTGGCCTGGCTGCTCGCACAGAAGCCCTGGATCGTGCCGATACCCGGCACCACCAAGCTGCACCGGCTCGCGGAAAATCTCGGCGCGGCTGCGGTGACACTGACGACTGCGGATCTCGCTGCGATTCTGGGGGAGCTGGCCAATGTGACGGTGCAAGGCGACCGTTACCCCGCACATCTTCAGGCGCGGGTCGGCCGCTAACATTTGTTGTGAATGCCCGGTGAGCGTTCGCTTACCGGACATTTCTCCCCTGTGTATCGCTGTAAGCGCTACCAAGCTCCGCCGCGAAGGCATTAAAAACACCGGCGGCACCGGCTTATTCCAGGCGCGTTGCGACTTCGTCATACCGGTGCAGGATACGTATTTCCGATAATCAATTTAATTCGCTTTCCTTCCTGCTGGGTTATATGTCGGGCATCCGTCCAATGGGGGAGGCCGGCGCAGCCTTGTGGGCTTGCGCGACCGGCAAGGAGCAGGGGCAAACTCGTCGGCATGTTCGAAGTGATCCTCACCAGACGCAAACGGTTCGGTTGGCGGTGGCAGGTCTGCGACCAGTCCGGCAAGATATTTGCCGACGGCTTCGAACGTTCGCGGCCGTCCGCCAAATATTATGGAGAGCGCGCGCTGTTCTTCCTGTTGTCGCAGGCCCATTTGCGCAACCGCTTCACGGCGTCGAGCGAGGATTAGGGGCGCGTGAAGCTTGGTTGCCCGGATTTCGCTTCGCTGCATCCGGGCTACAAGAGCTCGCGCCCTCAGATATCGACCACCAGCTTGCCCTTGGCGGCATGGTCCCGGATCAGCGCATAGGCCTCACCAACGCTCTCCATGGTGAAGCGCCTGGCATCGAGCAGCGGCACCAGCTTGCCGGCCTCGGCGAGCCGCGTGGCTTCCGCCATGATCTCCCCGTGATGCGCGCGGCCTTCGCCGGAGAGCAGCGGCAGCAGCGTGAACACGCCGGAATAGGTGGCGGCGCGGAACGACAGCGGCGCCAGCGCATGCGTGCCCCAGCCGAGCGCGCTCACGACATGACCGAAGCGGCGCACCGCCGCAAAGGACGCATCGAGCACCTTGCCGCCGACGGTATCGTAGACGATGTCGAAGCCGCGGCCGCCGGTGTGTTCGCCGACGTAGGTCTCAACCGTGGTGTCGCGGTCGATGAATGCAGCGCCAAAGCTTTCGATCGTCGCGCGCTGGGATGCCGAGCCGGTCGCGAACACCTCCGCGCCGAACGCACGCGCGATCTGGATCGCGACATGGCCGACGCCGCCTGCGCCGCCATGGATCAGGACCTTCTGTCCGGCCTTGAGGCCTGCGCGGTCGATCAGGCCTTCCCACGCCGTGATGAAGATCAGGGGGAGCGCGGCGGCCTCGCGCATGCTGATATTGGCCGGCTTGAGCGCCAGCAGGTCGGCATCGACTGCGGCGAATTCGGCCAGCGACCCCTGCACGCCGCCGACCCCGCCGGTCATGCCATAGACTTCGTCGCCAGCCTTGAACCGCGAGACCTCGCGGCCGGCCTGCTCGACAATGCCGGCGAGATCGATACCGGGGATCGCGGGCAGCGGATGGCGGGAATGGGCGGCGGCGCCCGCATGGATCTTGGTGTCGAGCGGATTGACCCCGCTTGCGCGCACCCGCACCAGCACCTCGCGGGGGCCGATCTCGGGCGTTGAGATGTTGGAGATGCGCAAGGGCGCGTTATGGGTCTCCAGCACGCCTGCGCGCATTGTCGATTGTCTCGTCATGATCGTCTTGCTCCGTTGTCGCCCTCCAATATGCCCATGATTTTTTGCATGGGAACGAACAAGGATGTACGATGATCGTGCATTTTTGAATGACCAGGTTTTGATCGGGGGACTTCGATGGAGTGGGGCGATCTGCGCATCTTCCTGGCGATTGCCCGCGAGGGCACGCTCGGGGCTGCCGCGCGAAAAATCGGCCAGACCCAGCCGACCATGGGGCGGCGGTTGCGTGCGCTCGAACAGGCGCTCGGGCAGACGCTGTTCCAGCGCACCGCCGACGGCTTTGTCCTCACCGATGAAGGCACGGCCGTGCTGGCGCATGCCGAGCGGATCGAGGAGGAGGCGATCGCGCTTCAACGGCAGGCGACGGGCACGGAGACGCAGCTCGACGGGACTTTGCGCCTGTCCTCGTCGGACTGGTTCGGCACGGTGATGCTGTCGCCGGTGATCGCGGCCTTCGGCAAACGCCATCCCAAGGTGGTCGTCGAGCTCCTCACCGATGCGCGGCTCTACAGCCTGCCGCGGCGCGAAGCCGATCTGGTGTTTCGCATCAAGCCTTTCGATGAGCCCGAGGTCATTTCCAGGAAACTGCTCCACATTCCCTACGGGCTCTACGGTAAGAAGGGCAGCAAGCCGCCGCGTGCCGGTGACGGCAGCGGCGTCCGCATCGTGACCATGAACGCCGAATTTTCCGATATGCCCGACGCGGTCTGGCTGAAGCGCACGCTGCCGAAGGCGGAGATCGCCTCGCGCAGCAACAACCGCCAGGCGCAGGCCGAGCTCTGCGCCGGCGGTGGCGGCCTTGCGGTGCTGCCACGTCCACTTGGTGATCGCGATCGCCGCCTGGTCGCGCTCGACATCGGCGCCAGCCCGCCCGGTCGCGACACCTATGTCGGCTATCACCGCGATCTCAGGCGTTTGGCGCGTTTGCGGACGTTGCTGGATCTGGTGATCGAGAAGATGGCAGACGCGCGGCCGTAGCCTCGGACGAAGCAATGACGACGTGGCGACGCATCGCATTTTAAGCGACCGTCATAGTCTCTAACGCGCACTAACCAAGGCGCGACTTAAAACTGTCATAATCGCTAAAATGGAACCGCGGCTGCGACCTTTTTACATGCCATTAAGCGGGCTTGCATTGGATGCGGTGGGAAAGTGCGTTGGGGACTGCAATGAGTGCCGCGAAGAAGATACCGGGCAAACCGGTCACCGAAATGTTTGACGACATCCCGGTGCTTCAGCGCAAATGGCGTGCCGCGTTGAAGCCGGGTGACCGGCTGCCGCGTTATGAGGACGTGATGCTCGGCAGCCTCGGACGGCTGGCCGACCATATCGCGCTGCTCAAGGGTGATGGCGCGCTCGAACTCTCGCGCAGCGGACGCTACGTGCAGAAATGGCTCGGCGAGGAGCGCTGGGACATTCCGGTCGCCGAGTTGTCGCCGGACTGCGCCACCGCGTTGTCGGAAGCGGTGGCAAGCGCGCTCAAGAACGGACAGCCGCACCAGGCCGCCGCCCATTGCGTGCGCGACGGCATGGTCCGGACCTACGATGTGCTGGCATTGCCGACGGCCTCGCGCTGGGGCGCGACGCTGGTCGGCGCCTACGTCAACGAACGCGGCGCGCAATATAATCTGCTCGACGCGATCTTCTCGTCGACCGATGACGCGGTGGTGTCGCTGGCGACCCTGCGCGACGCCAACGGCGCGCCGTTCGATCTGCAGGTCGTGCACCACAACAAGAGCGCGGGCCTGCTGCTGAAGGTCGCGAGCGGAAGCCTGCTCTGGCGGCGGATCGGCGAGGGCAGCACGCTGCTGGCTTCGCCGGAGATCATGCATTTTCTGCTCAAGGCCGTCTCCGGTGGCCGCGGCGAGCAGCTCGAGATCGAGCACGAGGGTCGCTACCTCCGGTTCAGCGCCACGGCCTTCGCCGACGTGGTCTCGCTGACGATCTCCGATGTCACAGCGCTGAAGCGCCGCGACGCCTCGTTCCGCCTGCTGTTCGACAACAACCCGATGCCGATGTGGGTGTTCGACGCCGACACCAAGCAGTTCCTTGGCGTCAACGACGCCGCGGTCCAGCATTACGGCTACAGCCGCGCTGCGTTCCTGCGCATGACGTTGCCCGAGATCTGGCCGCAGGACGAATGGGACAGCCATGCCGAGGCGCTCGAGCGGATCGGCGACACCTATCATTCCTCGCGCAACTGGCGGCATCTGCGCGCCGACGGCAGCGAGATCGAGGTGCTGACCTTCGGCCGCCGCGTCACCTTCGACGATCGCGACGGCTACCTGGTCGCGGTCGTCGACATCACCGAACGGCGCAAGGCCGAGGCACGGATCGCGCATATGGCCCACCATGACGGGCTCACCGATCTGCCGAACCGCGAATATTTCCAGGAGCGCCTGAAGCAGGCACTCGATCAGGCTGCAGGCAAGCGTGTCGGCGTGCTCTATATCGACCTCGACCTGTTCAAGAACATCAACGACTCCTTCGGGCATCCGGCGGGCGACCGTCTGCTCAAGGAGGTGGCCCAACGCCTCTCCACCGTGGTCCGCGGCGTCAACCTCGCAGCAAGGCTCGGCGGCGACGAGTTCGCCGTGATCCTGGCGGCCGAGGTCTCGCCGAACGAGGCCAGCGCCTGTGCGGCCCTGCTGATCGACATGCTGAAAGCGCCCTACGACATCGATGGCCAGGAGATGGTGATCGGCGCCAGCATCGGCATCGCGCTGTCGCCGGGCGACGGCGTGACCTCGGAGGAGTTGATGCGCAACGCCGACATGGCGCTGTATCGGGCGAAATCCGACGGCGGCGGCGTGCATCATTTCTTCGAGCGCGAGATGGATCTGCAGGCGCAGAAGCGTCGCGACATGGAGCTCGACCTGCGTCGTGCGTTCGCCAATGGCGAGTTCGAGCTGCACTACCAGCCGCTGGTGTCGATAGCTTCCGACCGCATCTCAGGCTTCGAGTCGCTGCTGCGCTGGCGTCATCCCGACAAGGGCATGATCTCGCCGGCGGAGTTCATTCCGGTCGCGGAGGATATCGGCCTGATCACCCAGCTCGGCGAGTGGGTGCTGCGCGAGGCCTGCGCCGAAGCGGTGAAGTGGCCAGCCGACGTCAAGGTCGCGGTCAATCTGTCGCCGGCGCAATTCCGCAGCCGCAACCTGGTTCAGGTCGTG
Encoded proteins:
- a CDS encoding LysR family transcriptional regulator, coding for MARTNTNDLLAFLAVARERSFTRAAAQLGVSQSALSHTVRALEERLGLRLLTRTTRSVAPTEAGERLLRTIGPRFDEIDAELSALTALRATPAGTVRITTGEHAAQTILWPALAKLLPRYPDVKVELVVDYGLTDIVAERYDAGVRLGEQVARDMIAVRIGPEMRMAVVGAPAYFAARGRPKRPQDLTEHNCINLRLPTYGGIYAWEFEKRGRVIKVRVDGQLVFNTGLLRMNAVLAGLGLAYIPEDLVKREIADGRLVRVLADWCAPFAGYHLYYPSRRQPTPAFAVLVEALRYRK
- a CDS encoding aldo/keto reductase, with protein sequence MQTRKLGKSGLEVSALGLGCMGLSYGYGPATETSQAITLIRTAFERGVTFFDTAEAYGPFVNEELVGEALAPVRDRVVIATKFGFKGGKVGAGLDSSPANVKAVAEAALKRLRTDRIDLFYQHRVDPAVPIEDTAGAVKDLIREGKVLHFGLSEAGASSIRRAHAVQPVTALQSEYSLWWREPEQEILSTLEELGIGFVPFSPLGKGFLTGAINESTAFDSSDFRNIVPRFSLSARKANQALVDLLGELAAARNVTPAQIALAWLLAQKPWIVPIPGTTKLHRLAENLGAAAVTLTTADLAAILGELANVTVQGDRYPAHLQARVGR
- a CDS encoding zinc-dependent alcohol dehydrogenase family protein, whose protein sequence is MTRQSTMRAGVLETHNAPLRISNISTPEIGPREVLVRVRASGVNPLDTKIHAGAAAHSRHPLPAIPGIDLAGIVEQAGREVSRFKAGDEVYGMTGGVGGVQGSLAEFAAVDADLLALKPANISMREAAALPLIFITAWEGLIDRAGLKAGQKVLIHGGAGGVGHVAIQIARAFGAEVFATGSASQRATIESFGAAFIDRDTTVETYVGEHTGGRGFDIVYDTVGGKVLDASFAAVRRFGHVVSALGWGTHALAPLSFRAATYSGVFTLLPLLSGEGRAHHGEIMAEATRLAEAGKLVPLLDARRFTMESVGEAYALIRDHAAKGKLVVDI
- a CDS encoding LysR family transcriptional regulator, translated to MEWGDLRIFLAIAREGTLGAAARKIGQTQPTMGRRLRALEQALGQTLFQRTADGFVLTDEGTAVLAHAERIEEEAIALQRQATGTETQLDGTLRLSSSDWFGTVMLSPVIAAFGKRHPKVVVELLTDARLYSLPRREADLVFRIKPFDEPEVISRKLLHIPYGLYGKKGSKPPRAGDGSGVRIVTMNAEFSDMPDAVWLKRTLPKAEIASRSNNRQAQAELCAGGGGLAVLPRPLGDRDRRLVALDIGASPPGRDTYVGYHRDLRRLARLRTLLDLVIEKMADARP
- a CDS encoding EAL domain-containing protein — protein: MSAAKKIPGKPVTEMFDDIPVLQRKWRAALKPGDRLPRYEDVMLGSLGRLADHIALLKGDGALELSRSGRYVQKWLGEERWDIPVAELSPDCATALSEAVASALKNGQPHQAAAHCVRDGMVRTYDVLALPTASRWGATLVGAYVNERGAQYNLLDAIFSSTDDAVVSLATLRDANGAPFDLQVVHHNKSAGLLLKVASGSLLWRRIGEGSTLLASPEIMHFLLKAVSGGRGEQLEIEHEGRYLRFSATAFADVVSLTISDVTALKRRDASFRLLFDNNPMPMWVFDADTKQFLGVNDAAVQHYGYSRAAFLRMTLPEIWPQDEWDSHAEALERIGDTYHSSRNWRHLRADGSEIEVLTFGRRVTFDDRDGYLVAVVDITERRKAEARIAHMAHHDGLTDLPNREYFQERLKQALDQAAGKRVGVLYIDLDLFKNINDSFGHPAGDRLLKEVAQRLSTVVRGVNLAARLGGDEFAVILAAEVSPNEASACAALLIDMLKAPYDIDGQEMVIGASIGIALSPGDGVTSEELMRNADMALYRAKSDGGGVHHFFEREMDLQAQKRRDMELDLRRAFANGEFELHYQPLVSIASDRISGFESLLRWRHPDKGMISPAEFIPVAEDIGLITQLGEWVLREACAEAVKWPADVKVAVNLSPAQFRSRNLVQVVISALAQSGLSPKRLELEITESIFLAETDANLAILHQLRELGVSISMDDFGTGYSSLSYLRSFPFDKIKIDRSFVKDLAQRPDCGAIVRAISGLGRSLNITTTAEGVETEDQLDWLRAEGCNEVQGFLFSAARPAADIAKLLADFGQRASRAA